A genomic region of Conger conger chromosome 6, fConCon1.1, whole genome shotgun sequence contains the following coding sequences:
- the LOC133130232 gene encoding gliomedin-like, whose protein sequence is MRETSPNLTWKLKVLVFGICLLTVLNSAGLLVVFVRQSRLAFLLAELDEQLEELSETSVVEFVSEVARNPELREERFQYSRNKRSHERHHPPELHREEQGDMMMMMTYSMVPVKVLVDLCNSTKGACLTGPPGLPGLPGLDGIPGYNGTDGIPGLKGDPGSEGKRGRRGEKGDPGEKGETGDQGPPGQKGEPSNDIISEGPPGPVGPPGVPGPVGPPGPPGLPGPPRNRSHRATLHSAQKTVVSGLSNSVPNDDTLDIKVAGHMREQHFKKAECIIKSVTSARNVAKMAFTFGTWMPDTALPDDGRIWVAEHFLGGDMKEYEDIASFQNSSSSQIHIKKYFQGCGHIVHNGSIYFHIAGTFKVGKFELQNKKLHTLAIDNALYHNRTYLFNNSKTYFKLAVDENGLWLVFASRMDENIMVAHLDAKTFSVISYINTTFPRTKAGNAFIACGVLYVTDTKDAKVTYAFDLLKMKAVSVSFDLRSPSGVLAMLSYIPKSRHLYAWDSSYVKIYNVHFWSDE, encoded by the exons ATGAGGGAGACTAGCCCTAACCTGACCTGGAAGCTGAAAGTGCTGGTATTTGGGATCTGCTTGCTGACCGTGCTAAACTCGGCCGGTCTACTCGTAGTGTTCGTCCGTCAGTCGCGGCTGGCCTTTCTTCTCGCCGAGCTGGACGAGCAGTTGGAGGAGCTGTCGGAGACTTCGGTGGTGGAGTTTGTGTCCGAGGTGGCTCGCAATCCGGAGCTGCGGGAGGAGCGGTTCCAGTATTCCCGGAACAAGCGTAGCCATGAGCGTCACCACCCCCCGGAGCTCCACCGGGAGGAGCAGGGcgacatgatgatgatgatgacctACTCCATGGTTCCC GTCAAAGTCTTAGTAGACCTCTGTAACAGCACAAAAGGGGCTTGCCTAACAG GACCTCCTGGACTTCCTG GCTTGCCGGGTTTGGATGGAATTCCAGGCTACAATGGAACAGATGGAATCCCAGGACTAAAAGGGGACCCCGGCAGTGAGGGGAAAAGGGGGAGACGAG GTGAGAAAGGGGATCCTGGAGAAAAAGGAGAGACAGGAGATCAGGGTCCTCCAGGGCAGAAAGGAGAGCCCTCCAATGACATAATTTCTGAAG GTCCACCAGGCCCAGTGGGTCCTCCGGGTGTTCCAGGTCCCGTCGGTCCCCCTGGTCCTCCAGGGCTCCCAGGACCCCCCAGGAACAGGAGCCACAGGGCGACCCTGCACTCAGCCCAGAAGACTGTGG TTTCAGGGCTGTCAAACTCCGTGCCAAATGATGACACCTTAGATATAAAAGTGGCTGGGCACATGAGAGAGCAGCATTTCAAGAAAGCTG AATGCATCATCAAATCTGTGACCAGTGCTAGAAATGTGGCCAAAATGGCGTTCACGTTTGGAACATGGATGCCAGACACGGCTCTACCAGACGACGGGCGTATTTGGGTGGCGGAGCACTTCTTAG GTGGCGATATGAAGGAATATGAAGATATCGCATCGTTccagaacagcagcagcagccaaaTCCACATCAAGAAATACTTCCAAGGCTGTGGCCACATTGTACACAATGGCTCCATCTACTTCCACATTGCAGGGACTTTCAAAGTTGGCAA GTTTGAGCTCCAAAATAAGAAATTGCACACCCTGGCAATTGACAATGCCCTGTACCACAACCGGACCTATCTCTTCAACAACTCAAAGACCTACTTCAAACTAGCAGTGGACGAAAATGGACTGTGGCTCGTATTTGCTTCAAGGATGGATGAAAACATAATGGTGGCTCACCTGGATGCAAAGACCTTTTCCGTCATTAGTTACATCAACACCACCTTCCCCAGAACGAAAGCGGGAAACGCGTTCATTGCCTGTGGAGTGCTTTACGTCACGGACACGAAAGATGCTAAAGTAACATATGCCTTTGATTTGCTGAAAATGAAAGCGGTCAGTGTGAGTTTTGACCTGAGATCACCAAGCGGTGTGCTGGCCATGCTGTCCTATATTCCTAAGAGCCGCCATCTGTACGCCTGGGACAGCAGCTATGTAAAGATATATAATGTGCATTTCTGGTCTGATGAATGA